A stretch of DNA from Desulfurella amilsii:
TTTTTTGATGAGATGAAACAGCAAAGGTTAATGCTTGAAAAAATAAAGCACGAATTAAAAACAATACTTGGTATCGAGTTAGAAGTAAAGCTTGTGGAACCATATAGCTTAGAGCTCAGTGTTGGCAAAGCAAAGCGCGTTATTGACAAAAGGAATCTATACATATGAAAACTCTCTGGGCACCATGGAGAATGGCCTATATCTTAAGCGAAAAAAAGCCAGAAGATTGTGTTTTTTGCAATGCTTTTAGAGAACGAAAGGATGAAGAAAATTACGTGCTGTTTAGAAGCAAACACTGCTTTGTAATAATGAATATATATCCTTACAACCCAGGACACATTATGGTTGTGCCAAATAGACACATTGACCATATCAAACTATTAAACGAACAAGAAAGAGCCGATATTTTTCAAGTAATGCAAACATTCTGCAATATTTTAGAAACTGCATTCAAACCAA
This window harbors:
- a CDS encoding HIT family protein encodes the protein MKTLWAPWRMAYILSEKKPEDCVFCNAFRERKDEENYVLFRSKHCFVIMNIYPYNPGHIMVVPNRHIDHIKLLNEQERADIFQVMQTFCNILETAFKPNGFNIGMNIGSTAGAGIADHIHFHIVPRWNGDTNFISTVCDTKVISESLRQTYNKIKELI